One Spinacia oleracea cultivar Varoflay chromosome 4, BTI_SOV_V1, whole genome shotgun sequence DNA segment encodes these proteins:
- the LOC110788733 gene encoding UDP-glucuronate:xylan alpha-glucuronosyltransferase 2 isoform X1, whose product MGSSYNLLEKLGLHKMIMKVTPSNKALVIRINVILFAFFGIGYFTVLLWRPFPSVYQDKVLTSSLVRCSLRECHHKAESGVKIKTVLEEKRSNQMISPKKSIVRREKPRFLKEMGIRGMKIGTINMEDEDLSEWEAYGDTILKVQFEKVSELFEWKHLFPEWIDEEQENEGYVCPEVPMPVFEEYGNIDMVVANLPCNFPEKGWARDMFKLQVHLIVANMVVKKGRRDWYGRTKVVLLSKCRPMLDIFRCDDLVRREKDWWYYEPDMVKLEKKVVLPMGTCTLALPLWGQGMNEVYDVSSIEKSTRKQTKREAYVTVLHSSESYVCGAITLAQSLIQTGTKRDLVILIDKSISLLKREALVAAGWKIRLIKRIRNPRAEKGTYNEYNYSKFRLWQLTDYEKLVFIDSDIVVLRNIDLLFHFPQITATANDGSIFNSGVMVLEPSNCTFRTLMGIRKEITSYNGGDQGFLNEVFVWWHRLPRRVNFLKNFWSNSSLERSLKNHLFGSDPPELYSIHYLGLKPWLCYRDYDCNWDVADQHIYASDVAHARWWKLYDSMDIKLQKFCELTKLRKRDLEWDRNKAYKSKLNGDHWKINITDNRRFV is encoded by the exons ATGGGATCCTCATATAATTTGTTGGAAAAGCTTGGGTTACACAAGATGATCATGAAGGTAACACCATCCAATAAGGCTTTAGTGATCAGAATCAATGTTATCTTGTTTGCATTCTTTGGCATTGGATATTTCACTGTTCTCCTCTGGCGGCCATTCCCATCGGTATATCAGGATAAAGTCCTAACATCGTCCCTTGTAAGGTGTTCCCTACGAGAATGCCATCACAAG GCAGAAAGTggtgtaaaaataaaaacagtCCTGGAAGAGAAACGATCAAATCAAATGATAAGTCCTAAGAAGAGTATAGTAAGGAGAGAAAAACCACGATTCTTGAAGGAGATGGGAATAAGAGGAATGAAAATCGGCACAATAAACATGGAGGATGAAGATCTTAGTGAATGGGAAGCATATGGAGATACAATATTGAAAGTTCAATTTGAGAAGGTCTCGGAGCTTTTCGAATGGAAGCACCTTTTCCCAGAATGGATCGACGAGGAGCAAGAAAATGAAGGTTATGTATGTCCGGAAGTACCTATGCCTGTATTTGAGGAGTATGGAAATATTGATATGGTTGTGGCTAacttgccttgtaatttcccaGAGAAAGGATGGGCAAGGGACATGTTTAAGCTGCAAGTTCATTTGATAGTCGCGAACATGGTGGTGAAGAAGGGGAGGAGGGATTGGTATGGGAGGACAAAGGTGGTGTTGTTGAGCAAATGTAGGCCCATGTTGGATATTTTTAGGTGTGATGATTTGGTAAGGAGGGAAAAAGATTGGTGGTACTATGAGCCAGATATGGTGAAGCTTGAGAAGAAAGTTGTTTTGCCCATGGGTACATGTACGTTAGCTTTGCCCTTGTGGGGACAAG GGATGAATGAGGTGTATGATGTATCAAGCATAGAAAAAAGCAcaagaaaacaaacaaaacgAGAAGCCTACGTAACAGTACTACATTCCTCTGAGAGCTATGTATGTGGTGCAATCACTCTAGCACAAAGCCTCATTCAAACAGGAACCAAACGAGATCTAGTTATACTTATCGACAAATCCATCTCCCTTCTAAAGCGAGAGGCTCTTGTCGCTGCCGGTTGGAAGATTCGACTAATTAAACGCATTCGAAACCCACGAGCCGAGAAGGGAACCTACAATGAGTACAACTACTCCAAGTTCAGGCTTTGGCAACTTACAGACTATGAAAAGTTAGTCTTCATAGACTCTGATATCGTTGTGCTTCGAAATATAGACTTGCTATTCCATTTCCCTCAAATAACCGCAACTGCTAATGATGGCTCCATATTCAACTCAGGAGTCATGGTACTCGAACCTTCAAATTGTACGTTTCGAACCCTCATGGGGATTCGAAAGGAAATCACTTCTTACAATGGAGGAGATCAAGGGTTCTTGAATGAAGTTTTCGTGTGGTGGCATCGCCTTCCTAGGCGTGTAAACTTCTTAAAGAATTTTTGGTCTAATTCTTCTCTAGAAAGGAGTCTAAAGAACCACTTGTTCGGCTCCGACCCGCCTGAGTTGTACTCGATACATTACTTGGGGTTGAAGCCATGGCTATGTTATAGGGATTATGATTGTAATTGGGATGTTGCCGATCAACATATTTACGCGAGTGATGTGGCCCACGCGAGATGGTGGAAGTTGTACGATTCAATGGATATTAAGTTACAAAAGTTTTGTGAGCTTACTAAGCTAAGGAAAAGGGATTTGGAATGGGACAGAAATAAAGCCTATAAGTCCAAACTTAATGGGGATCATTGGAAGATTAATATTACTGATAATAGAAGATTTGTTTAG
- the LOC110788733 gene encoding UDP-glucuronate:xylan alpha-glucuronosyltransferase 2 isoform X2: MPSQGKAESGVKIKTVLEEKRSNQMISPKKSIVRREKPRFLKEMGIRGMKIGTINMEDEDLSEWEAYGDTILKVQFEKVSELFEWKHLFPEWIDEEQENEGYVCPEVPMPVFEEYGNIDMVVANLPCNFPEKGWARDMFKLQVHLIVANMVVKKGRRDWYGRTKVVLLSKCRPMLDIFRCDDLVRREKDWWYYEPDMVKLEKKVVLPMGTCTLALPLWGQGMNEVYDVSSIEKSTRKQTKREAYVTVLHSSESYVCGAITLAQSLIQTGTKRDLVILIDKSISLLKREALVAAGWKIRLIKRIRNPRAEKGTYNEYNYSKFRLWQLTDYEKLVFIDSDIVVLRNIDLLFHFPQITATANDGSIFNSGVMVLEPSNCTFRTLMGIRKEITSYNGGDQGFLNEVFVWWHRLPRRVNFLKNFWSNSSLERSLKNHLFGSDPPELYSIHYLGLKPWLCYRDYDCNWDVADQHIYASDVAHARWWKLYDSMDIKLQKFCELTKLRKRDLEWDRNKAYKSKLNGDHWKINITDNRRFV; encoded by the exons ATGCCATCACAAGGTAAG GCAGAAAGTggtgtaaaaataaaaacagtCCTGGAAGAGAAACGATCAAATCAAATGATAAGTCCTAAGAAGAGTATAGTAAGGAGAGAAAAACCACGATTCTTGAAGGAGATGGGAATAAGAGGAATGAAAATCGGCACAATAAACATGGAGGATGAAGATCTTAGTGAATGGGAAGCATATGGAGATACAATATTGAAAGTTCAATTTGAGAAGGTCTCGGAGCTTTTCGAATGGAAGCACCTTTTCCCAGAATGGATCGACGAGGAGCAAGAAAATGAAGGTTATGTATGTCCGGAAGTACCTATGCCTGTATTTGAGGAGTATGGAAATATTGATATGGTTGTGGCTAacttgccttgtaatttcccaGAGAAAGGATGGGCAAGGGACATGTTTAAGCTGCAAGTTCATTTGATAGTCGCGAACATGGTGGTGAAGAAGGGGAGGAGGGATTGGTATGGGAGGACAAAGGTGGTGTTGTTGAGCAAATGTAGGCCCATGTTGGATATTTTTAGGTGTGATGATTTGGTAAGGAGGGAAAAAGATTGGTGGTACTATGAGCCAGATATGGTGAAGCTTGAGAAGAAAGTTGTTTTGCCCATGGGTACATGTACGTTAGCTTTGCCCTTGTGGGGACAAG GGATGAATGAGGTGTATGATGTATCAAGCATAGAAAAAAGCAcaagaaaacaaacaaaacgAGAAGCCTACGTAACAGTACTACATTCCTCTGAGAGCTATGTATGTGGTGCAATCACTCTAGCACAAAGCCTCATTCAAACAGGAACCAAACGAGATCTAGTTATACTTATCGACAAATCCATCTCCCTTCTAAAGCGAGAGGCTCTTGTCGCTGCCGGTTGGAAGATTCGACTAATTAAACGCATTCGAAACCCACGAGCCGAGAAGGGAACCTACAATGAGTACAACTACTCCAAGTTCAGGCTTTGGCAACTTACAGACTATGAAAAGTTAGTCTTCATAGACTCTGATATCGTTGTGCTTCGAAATATAGACTTGCTATTCCATTTCCCTCAAATAACCGCAACTGCTAATGATGGCTCCATATTCAACTCAGGAGTCATGGTACTCGAACCTTCAAATTGTACGTTTCGAACCCTCATGGGGATTCGAAAGGAAATCACTTCTTACAATGGAGGAGATCAAGGGTTCTTGAATGAAGTTTTCGTGTGGTGGCATCGCCTTCCTAGGCGTGTAAACTTCTTAAAGAATTTTTGGTCTAATTCTTCTCTAGAAAGGAGTCTAAAGAACCACTTGTTCGGCTCCGACCCGCCTGAGTTGTACTCGATACATTACTTGGGGTTGAAGCCATGGCTATGTTATAGGGATTATGATTGTAATTGGGATGTTGCCGATCAACATATTTACGCGAGTGATGTGGCCCACGCGAGATGGTGGAAGTTGTACGATTCAATGGATATTAAGTTACAAAAGTTTTGTGAGCTTACTAAGCTAAGGAAAAGGGATTTGGAATGGGACAGAAATAAAGCCTATAAGTCCAAACTTAATGGGGATCATTGGAAGATTAATATTACTGATAATAGAAGATTTGTTTAG